From Solanum lycopersicum chromosome 8, SLM_r2.1, the proteins below share one genomic window:
- the LOC101266249 gene encoding mediator of RNA polymerase II transcription subunit 32, translated as MDNLVDALSSAYQDFVAASAVVLESKESSNGQKTAATDAALENFKQKWELFRVACDQAEEFVESVKQRIGSECLVDEATGTVSGKPGQPAASGLQPISAVRLEQMSKAVRWLVIELQHGSGANSASAVHPNPSAPFDARFSEDAAQ; from the coding sequence ATGGATAATCTCGTAGATGCACTGAGCAGTGCATATCAAGACTTTGTTGCAGCATCAGCTGTTGTACTTGAATCAAAGGAGAGTTCTAATGGTCAGAAAACAGCAGCAACTGATGCTGCATTAGAAAACTTTAAGCAAAAGTGGGAGTTGTTCAGGGTTGCGTGTGATCAGGCGGAGGAGTTTGTGGAATCGGTTAAGCAAAGAATTGGCTCCGAGTGTCTTGTGGATGAGGCTACAGGCACTGTTTCAGGGAAGCCTGGGCAACCAGCTGCAAGTGGCCTTCAACCCATTAGTGCTGTTAGGTTGGAGCAGATGAGTAAAGCTGTAAGATGGCTAGTGATAGAACTGCAACATGGTTCTGGAGCGAATAGTGCTTCAGCAGTACATCCCAATCCTTCTGCTCCATTTGATGCCAGATTTTCTGAAGATGCAGCTCAATAG